In the Caballeronia sp. NK8 genome, GCGCCGAGCGCGAGCAGAGCGGCCCACGAAAGCGCGGCCGAAATCATCAAAGCGGTTTGCATCATGAATTCCTCAGAGAATCGAGCTTGGGAAGATTGACGAGCAGCACGTCGAGCGTGAACCACGCGGCGACGGCGAAGAGCGTGCAGGCGCCTGCGCTCAGATAGTCGAAGCCGATGAGCGCGCGGCCGGTCGCGGGAACGAGCGCGGCGGCGGCGAGCGCGGCGAGCATGGCGGCGCGCGCGACGTGCCACCAGCCGATCGACTTCGGCGTGCGGTCCGATGCGCGCGCGGCAGCGATGAAGCCCGAGCAGCCGCAATCGATATCGGTATGGCCGCGCAGCACGTTGAATGCGAGCGCCGCGCCGAACAGCGTGAACAACGCGATCAGCACGATTGCCGCGGCCATGCGCGTTTCGGCGAACAGCAAGCCGATCGCACCCGCGGTTTCCAGTGCCGGAAACACGAGGGACAACGGCTTCACCGCGAACGACGGCAGCAGCGCGAACGCTTCGAGCGAGGCGCGAAAGCGCGCCGGCTCGCGCCACTTGGGCAACGCGCTCGCGAGCGCGATGATCGTCGCGGACGCGATGCACACCATGAGAATGACGGGATCGATCATCGCGTCACCTCAGGGATTGAGCAGCAGCGTCGACGTCGAGCCGAGTTGCTTTTCGACATGCTGACGCTTGCCGGTCATCGCATCCAGCACGACGAGATCGGAGGTCGGCGTGAGGCCGTAGAAGAGCGGCTTGTCGTCGGTGCTGACCTGAATCGAGAGCAGCGGATCGATCTTCTGCTTGGCGAGATCCCAGCGAGCGACGCGCTTTTTGCTCTGCGTGTCATAGACCCAGATTTCCGTGCCCGGGTCCTTGTGCGAGCCGTCCGCGCCCTTGTGCATCGCTACATACAGACGATGGCTCTTCACATGCAGCGCGGTCTGTTGCAGGCCGCCCGGACGCCAGCCGGCCTTGCGCTCCTGATCGCTGAGCAGCGACCAGGATGTGCCGAATACCGGCGCATCGCCCGAGAAGTCGGCCGTACGGACGTTGCCGTTGAAGGTCGTGAACAGATACGTGTTGCCGTCGCGCACGGCATTGATGAACGCCGGATCCTTGTCGACGTCGATGAACGCGTCCGAGAGCTTGCGGCTCGCTTCCTTGCCAGTTGCATCGAGCTTGACGGTGAGCGCCTTGCCGCTTTCGCACAGCGAGGAGAAGCGGTCATTGCCGCTCGGATAGGCGAGCACGCAGCCGTCCATATCGATTTCGCCGACGACCTTCTTCGCGGCCGTATCGATCACCGTGACCGAAGTCGACGGCGTGATGTTGGACACATAAAGACGGCTGCCATCTTCCGAAAGAATCGTGAGGTAAGGCGTCGGCACGGTCTGAGCGTGCTTGGACGGAATCACGATTTCGCCGGTTACGTCGAGCGTGGTGTTGTCGATGATCTCGACCACGTCGGTGCGCGTGCCATGGCCGCCGCGGGCGAAATACGTCGTCGCGACATAGCCCGTCTTGTGATCGGGCGAGATCGTGAAGCCCGGCGCGAAGCCGGCGTCGATCTGGCCGATGAAGCGCTTCGTGTCGCCATCAAAGACGTGCACGCGTGCATCGGTCATGCTCGAGAACGCCACGTCGGTCACGAACACGCGATGCGGGTTGAACGGCGGCACCTTCGCCACCGTCAGTTCTTCCGGCTTTTCGGCCGCGCCTGCGTGCGACTGACACGCAAGCAGTCCATACAATACAGCCCCCATAGCGGCGGCCAGCCGTCTCAGCTTCATCTCTGCTCCTCCTTAGTTATCGTCGAGTGGACTCTAAAGATGACAATAAAAAAGAGCACTTCGTAACCGGCAGCGCGTACGTGCCGAAATGGAGCATTCGAAAGGGAGCCGACAGAGACGCGCCCGATACGCGTACAAACCCGCATATCGAGCCGATATGACGGTTCAGCCGCGTCAATGCGGCTTGAAAGTATTCAGGGAAAGGGAATGCGCCTCGCGCTATCGCGCGCGCTGCGTTTGAGAGGGAAGCTCGCCGAACAGGCTTTTGTAATCGCTGGCGAAGTGACCGAGATTGGCAAATCCCCAACGCATCGCGGCTTCACGCACCGGGACTTCGCCTTGCGATGTCGTCGTCAAAAGCCGCCTTACTTGCGCAAGACGCACGGCCCGCAGATAACTGACCGGATTCATCTGCGCGACGGATTGAAAGCTGTTTTGAATGGTACGGCGGCTGACGCGCAGCTTTTCACACAAATCCAGAACCGAAATCGGCTGCTCAGGACTTGCCAGCACGAGATCATGCGCGCGTCGCACGACGTCGGCCCGGCATGCGTACGTGAGGCGATCCTCACGTGTGGGGACATGAAACGTCAGCAGATCCAGAAGGCTTTCCGTCACCGTCTGCGTGAAACGATGCGCGCCATCGTCACCAATAAACGGATTGGAGTCGGACAGCACCGTTTCGACCGCCGCGATGATGCGCTTTCCCGCGCGTGCGCCAGCGGCGCCCGGGATGCTCAGTACATGGCGGTTGAAGAGTTCGTCCTGGATATCGACGCCCGCCGCATCCGCCGCCGCTGCCAGCAGACTCGATTCGACGGCGACGCCCAGCATCGACATATCGGGCGGCGAATGCAAAAGGAACTCTCTGGAACCAGGCGCGACGACGAGCGCGTTCTCGTCGACTCTCACGCCCTGAAACGAGAATGGCGCGCCACCGCCG is a window encoding:
- a CDS encoding MauE/DoxX family redox-associated membrane protein is translated as MIDPVILMVCIASATIIALASALPKWREPARFRASLEAFALLPSFAVKPLSLVFPALETAGAIGLLFAETRMAAAIVLIALFTLFGAALAFNVLRGHTDIDCGCSGFIAAARASDRTPKSIGWWHVARAAMLAALAAAALVPATGRALIGFDYLSAGACTLFAVAAWFTLDVLLVNLPKLDSLRNS
- a CDS encoding amine dehydrogenase large subunit, yielding MGAVLYGLLACQSHAGAAEKPEELTVAKVPPFNPHRVFVTDVAFSSMTDARVHVFDGDTKRFIGQIDAGFAPGFTISPDHKTGYVATTYFARGGHGTRTDVVEIIDNTTLDVTGEIVIPSKHAQTVPTPYLTILSEDGSRLYVSNITPSTSVTVIDTAAKKVVGEIDMDGCVLAYPSGNDRFSSLCESGKALTVKLDATGKEASRKLSDAFIDVDKDPAFINAVRDGNTYLFTTFNGNVRTADFSGDAPVFGTSWSLLSDQERKAGWRPGGLQQTALHVKSHRLYVAMHKGADGSHKDPGTEIWVYDTQSKKRVARWDLAKQKIDPLLSIQVSTDDKPLFYGLTPTSDLVVLDAMTGKRQHVEKQLGSTSTLLLNP
- a CDS encoding helix-turn-helix domain-containing protein; translated protein: MYANYQTFEDADRHAHALTGWDQRYDQVGEGAFRSTVKQVSVAGVQVFQESANVRIVQRGQLPAGFVTFGLVLGGGAPFSFQGVRVDENALVVAPGSREFLLHSPPDMSMLGVAVESSLLAAAADAAGVDIQDELFNRHVLSIPGAAGARAGKRIIAAVETVLSDSNPFIGDDGAHRFTQTVTESLLDLLTFHVPTREDRLTYACRADVVRRAHDLVLASPEQPISVLDLCEKLRVSRRTIQNSFQSVAQMNPVSYLRAVRLAQVRRLLTTTSQGEVPVREAAMRWGFANLGHFASDYKSLFGELPSQTQRAR